A stretch of Bradyrhizobium diazoefficiens DNA encodes these proteins:
- a CDS encoding helix-turn-helix transcriptional regulator yields MDEEERSEIMTELAVHPDNDDEARRLLGDRLREARKYLGLKQEEVATYLKIPRTALTDIENGQRRVEAIELARLAKLYRQPVGYFTGEDAAASLPIDVAHLARKAADLSEQDRSELGRFAEYLRARSRAARV; encoded by the coding sequence GTGGACGAAGAAGAAAGGAGCGAAATCATGACTGAACTCGCAGTTCATCCGGACAACGATGACGAAGCCCGCCGGCTCCTGGGCGATCGTCTACGTGAAGCGCGCAAGTATCTCGGTCTGAAGCAGGAAGAGGTCGCAACCTATTTGAAGATTCCACGAACCGCCCTGACGGATATCGAGAATGGTCAACGCCGCGTCGAGGCGATCGAACTCGCCCGGCTTGCCAAGCTGTACCGTCAGCCGGTGGGCTATTTCACCGGGGAAGACGCTGCTGCGAGCTTGCCGATCGATGTGGCCCATCTGGCGCGAAAGGCGGCGGACCTGTCCGAGCAGGACCGCAGCGAACTCGGACGTTTCGCCGAATATCTGCGCGCTCGGTCGCGCGCGGCACGAGTCTGA
- a CDS encoding restriction endonuclease: MRIARTVRPIHFEDFSGIEFERLVFAYHLCDGWTDPAWFGQTGSDQGRDIIGTRPFDDQPDERTVIQCVNRGSLTRAKAEKDMAAAVKATTGKPDAFKFVCRGSVSAQRRDEVRSAAAKLGVPKVAIWSGTEFEEQLRLRAEFLLRRLVDGVPFPDSEVELRNFVDKFQDVDDEQDLAMFARAFDRPAFRTPFQEESNLHAFQQAIDDTIRVLSTGIWQTREGVEIHRLPSLHHIRDASIRSALELTVRELDQLRRRFKALLSSGEIRPCGCGNPACPTFMLTDAAAREMDRARDRVLTAFRRPYPSFKVVLE, from the coding sequence GTGAGGATAGCTCGAACGGTCCGGCCTATTCACTTCGAGGATTTCAGCGGCATCGAGTTCGAACGCCTCGTGTTCGCCTATCACCTCTGCGATGGCTGGACTGACCCCGCTTGGTTCGGCCAGACGGGAAGCGACCAAGGGCGTGACATCATCGGCACACGTCCGTTCGACGACCAGCCTGACGAACGCACCGTCATTCAATGCGTCAATCGCGGCAGCCTGACTCGGGCAAAGGCCGAGAAGGATATGGCAGCCGCGGTCAAAGCTACGACCGGCAAACCTGACGCTTTCAAGTTCGTGTGCCGCGGCAGTGTCTCGGCCCAACGCCGCGATGAGGTTCGCTCGGCGGCCGCGAAATTGGGCGTCCCTAAAGTAGCGATCTGGTCTGGCACGGAGTTCGAGGAGCAGCTCCGGCTTCGAGCCGAATTCCTTCTGCGGCGCCTGGTCGACGGCGTTCCGTTTCCCGACAGCGAAGTCGAGTTGCGCAATTTCGTCGACAAGTTTCAAGACGTCGATGACGAGCAGGACCTTGCAATGTTCGCCCGTGCCTTCGATCGGCCGGCGTTTCGGACGCCATTTCAAGAAGAGAGCAATCTCCACGCATTCCAACAGGCCATTGACGACACGATCCGGGTGCTCAGCACGGGCATCTGGCAAACGCGGGAGGGCGTCGAAATCCACCGACTTCCTTCGCTTCATCACATCCGCGATGCCAGCATCCGCAGCGCCCTCGAACTAACTGTTCGTGAATTGGACCAGCTTCGACGTCGATTCAAAGCGCTGCTGTCCTCCGGCGAAATCAGACCTTGCGGCTGCGGCAATCCCGCTTGCCCGACTTTCATGCTGACCGACGCAGCAGCTCGCGAGATGGACCGGGCGCGCGATCGAGTGCTTACCGCTTTCCGACGACCATATCCCTCCTTCAAGGTCGTCCTGGAATGA
- a CDS encoding type II toxin-antitoxin system VapC family toxin produces MTRYLLDTNIISNVIKPEPSGSLLAWMGAQKDDDLFIASLTVAEIRRGILEKPKGKKRSTLETWFAGPEGPQALFAGRVLPFDEKAGLIWASLMAGGKAKGRPRSALDTIIAAVAEANHCVVVTDNEKDFEGVQILNPLRSSGS; encoded by the coding sequence GTGACGCGCTACCTTCTTGATACAAATATCATTAGCAATGTCATAAAGCCGGAGCCGTCGGGCTCGCTGCTGGCTTGGATGGGCGCGCAGAAAGACGACGACCTCTTCATCGCTTCGCTTACCGTCGCCGAAATCCGCCGAGGCATCTTGGAGAAACCGAAAGGCAAGAAGCGCAGCACCCTCGAAACTTGGTTCGCCGGCCCCGAAGGTCCGCAAGCGCTGTTCGCCGGTCGCGTCCTGCCGTTTGACGAGAAAGCTGGCCTCATCTGGGCCAGTCTTATGGCTGGTGGGAAGGCAAAGGGACGTCCCAGAAGCGCACTCGACACCATCATCGCTGCGGTTGCCGAGGCCAATCACTGCGTCGTCGTGACAGACAATGAAAAGGATTTCGAGGGTGTTCAGATCCTCAACCCGCTTCGCAGCTCTGGGAGTTAG